In the genome of Streptomyces collinus, one region contains:
- a CDS encoding SPFH domain-containing protein — protein sequence MEPVIIVLIILVVLVFIALIKTIQVIPQASAAIVERFGRYTRTLNAGLNIVVPFIDTIRNRIDLREQVVPFPPQPVITQDNLVVNIDTVIYYQVTDARAATYEVASYIQAIEQLTVTTLRNIIGGMDLERTLTSREEINAALRGVLDEATGKWGIRVNRVELKAIEPPTSIQDSMEKQMRADRDKRAAILQAEGVRQSEILRAEGEKQSQILRAEGEAKAAALRAEGEAQAVRTVFEAIHAGDPDQKLLSYQYLQMLPKIAEGDANKLWIVPSEIGDALKGLSGAMGNFGGLGGGSGGNSGGPQAGVPAQERREKPSID from the coding sequence ATGGAACCGGTCATCATCGTCCTGATCATCCTGGTGGTGTTGGTCTTCATCGCCCTGATCAAGACGATCCAAGTCATCCCACAGGCCAGTGCGGCCATCGTCGAGCGCTTCGGGCGCTACACGCGGACACTCAACGCGGGCCTCAACATCGTCGTCCCGTTCATCGACACCATCCGCAACCGCATCGACCTGCGCGAACAGGTCGTGCCCTTCCCGCCGCAGCCGGTGATCACCCAGGACAACCTGGTCGTGAACATCGACACCGTCATCTACTACCAGGTGACCGACGCACGGGCCGCGACCTACGAAGTCGCCAGCTACATCCAGGCGATCGAGCAGCTCACCGTCACCACCCTCCGCAACATCATCGGCGGCATGGACCTGGAGCGGACCCTCACCTCCCGCGAAGAGATCAACGCGGCCCTGCGCGGCGTCCTCGACGAGGCCACCGGCAAGTGGGGCATCCGCGTCAACCGCGTCGAGCTCAAGGCGATCGAACCGCCCACCTCCATCCAGGACTCGATGGAGAAGCAGATGCGCGCCGACCGCGACAAGCGCGCCGCGATCCTCCAGGCCGAAGGTGTCCGGCAGTCGGAGATCCTGCGCGCCGAGGGTGAGAAGCAGTCCCAGATCCTGCGCGCCGAGGGCGAGGCCAAGGCCGCCGCCCTGCGCGCCGAGGGCGAGGCCCAGGCCGTGCGCACGGTCTTCGAGGCCATCCACGCCGGCGACCCGGACCAGAAGCTCCTCTCCTACCAGTACCTCCAGATGCTCCCCAAGATCGCCGAGGGCGACGCCAACAAGCTCTGGATCGTCCCCAGCGAAATCGGCGACGCCCTCAAGGGCCTGTCCGGCGCCATGGGCAACTTCGGCGGCCTCGGCGGCGGTTCCGGCGGCAACTCGGGCGGACCCCAAGCCGGCGTCCCCGCCCAGGAGCGCCGCGAGAAGCCGTCCATCGACTGA
- a CDS encoding ABC transporter ATP-binding protein, translating into MSDVLELQDVSVVREGRALVDQVSWSVKEGERWVILGPNGAGKTTLLNLASTYLFPSSGTTAILGETLGRPGTDVFELRPRIGMAGIAMTEKLPKRQTVLETVLTAAYGMTATWHEDYEDIDEQRARAFLDRLGMSEYLDRRFGTLSEGERKRTLIARALMTDPELLLLDEPAAGLDLGGREDLVRRLGRLALDPIAPSMLMVTHHVEEIPPGFTHVLMIRQGKVLAAGPLELELTSRNLSLCFGLPLVVEQSGERWTAQGLPLS; encoded by the coding sequence ATGAGCGATGTTCTGGAGCTTCAGGACGTATCCGTGGTCCGTGAGGGCCGGGCTCTGGTGGACCAGGTCTCCTGGTCGGTCAAGGAGGGCGAGCGCTGGGTCATCCTCGGCCCGAACGGCGCCGGCAAGACCACCCTCCTCAACCTCGCTTCCACCTACCTCTTCCCCAGCTCGGGCACCACCGCCATCCTCGGCGAGACCCTCGGCCGGCCCGGCACCGACGTCTTCGAGCTGCGCCCCCGCATCGGCATGGCCGGCATCGCCATGACCGAGAAGCTCCCCAAGCGCCAGACGGTGCTGGAGACCGTCCTCACCGCCGCGTACGGCATGACCGCCACCTGGCACGAGGACTACGAGGACATCGACGAGCAGCGCGCCCGCGCCTTCCTCGACCGCCTCGGCATGAGCGAGTACCTGGACCGCAGGTTCGGCACGCTCTCCGAGGGCGAGCGCAAGCGCACCCTGATCGCCCGCGCCCTGATGACCGACCCCGAGCTGCTCCTCCTCGACGAGCCCGCAGCCGGCCTCGACCTCGGCGGCCGCGAGGACCTCGTCCGCCGCCTCGGCCGCCTCGCCCTCGACCCGATCGCCCCCTCGATGCTCATGGTCACCCACCACGTCGAGGAGATCCCCCCGGGCTTCACCCACGTCCTCATGATCCGCCAGGGCAAGGTCCTCGCCGCCGGCCCGCTGGAGCTCGAACTGACCTCCCGCAACCTCTCCCTCTGCTTCGGCCTCCCGCTCGTCGTCGAACAGTCGGGCGAGCGCTGGACCGCGCAGGGCCTCCCGCTCTCCTGA
- a CDS encoding NfeD family protein, with protein sequence MEIDAWLWWLIGAAALGIALVVTAMPELGMLAVGAIAAAVVTGVFGGGAVAQVAVFAVISAAGIAVVRPIANRHRAQRPQFASGVEALKGRRAVVLERVDASGGRIKLAGEVWSARALDTGRAYESGEEVDVVDIEGATAIVM encoded by the coding sequence GTGGAAATCGACGCATGGCTGTGGTGGCTGATCGGCGCGGCAGCGCTCGGCATCGCGCTCGTGGTCACCGCGATGCCCGAACTCGGCATGCTGGCGGTGGGCGCCATCGCCGCGGCGGTGGTCACCGGCGTCTTCGGCGGCGGAGCCGTCGCCCAGGTCGCGGTCTTCGCCGTCATCTCGGCCGCGGGCATCGCCGTCGTACGGCCCATCGCGAACCGTCACCGTGCTCAACGACCCCAATTCGCCTCCGGCGTGGAGGCGTTGAAGGGCAGACGAGCCGTCGTCCTGGAACGCGTCGACGCCTCCGGCGGCCGGATCAAACTCGCCGGAGAGGTCTGGTCGGCCCGCGCTCTCGACACCGGCCGCGCCTACGAATCAGGCGAGGAAGTGGATGTCGTGGACATCGAAGGAGCCACCGCGATCGTCATGTGA